A region of Candidatus Neomarinimicrobiota bacterium DNA encodes the following proteins:
- a CDS encoding PAS domain S-box protein has protein sequence MDTQRAFSEDPFHHDIILKTLQSTLNVNDYISVLDRDFTYRYVNQAYKKYFNLDEADILGKTHKELFGTDFYKKTIRPNLEACLKGESVYYSAWYKHRDIERYISVTCLPYRPFGDAIMGIIINGRDTTELKNISDKHKIQKAYFENLFQQSPDAIAILDNNDRVINVNDAFTELFGYTLMECQGKPINDLVVPDNLKKEGLEATMNVADGQNISLETVRRTKSGKLIHVSIIGKPILMENNQLAVYGIYRDITHRKKIEKKIARDLQEKEVMLKEIHHRVKDNMQIISSLLNMQIRYVKNEADKAIFKESQSRIKSMALIHERLYKSNDLAHINFEKYTRKVVSNLLASNESGPKNIMFNFDMEDIAIPINQAIPLGLIVNEIISNSIKYAFKKTEKPAIHISLHKSDPWFEMIIRDNRCGLDISKIPDQSKTVGMHLIKSLITQLHGSLDVMSDQGLSYTIRWQ, from the coding sequence ATGGATACTCAACGCGCTTTTTCGGAAGATCCTTTTCATCATGATATCATTCTTAAAACACTGCAATCCACTCTCAATGTTAATGATTACATTTCTGTTTTGGACAGAGATTTTACATACCGGTATGTCAATCAGGCCTATAAAAAATATTTTAATCTGGATGAAGCCGATATACTGGGCAAAACGCACAAGGAACTGTTTGGTACAGATTTTTACAAAAAGACAATCCGGCCTAACCTGGAAGCATGTCTGAAGGGTGAATCCGTCTACTATTCCGCCTGGTATAAACACAGGGATATTGAAAGATACATCAGTGTAACCTGTCTTCCCTATCGTCCGTTTGGTGACGCTATCATGGGAATCATCATCAACGGACGGGATACAACAGAGCTGAAAAATATATCGGACAAGCACAAAATACAAAAAGCTTATTTTGAAAACCTGTTTCAGCAATCTCCTGATGCCATAGCCATTTTAGACAACAACGACAGGGTGATTAATGTAAATGATGCCTTTACAGAGCTCTTTGGTTATACCCTCATGGAGTGTCAAGGCAAACCTATCAATGACCTGGTCGTTCCGGATAACCTGAAAAAAGAGGGATTGGAAGCAACCATGAATGTCGCCGACGGGCAGAATATCAGCCTGGAAACCGTCCGAAGAACTAAATCGGGTAAGCTTATTCATGTATCTATTATCGGCAAGCCAATCCTGATGGAAAATAATCAACTGGCCGTCTACGGTATATACCGGGATATCACTCACCGAAAAAAAATAGAGAAAAAAATTGCCCGGGATTTACAAGAGAAAGAGGTCATGTTGAAAGAGATTCATCACCGGGTTAAAGATAATATGCAGATCATTTCATCCCTGTTAAACATGCAAATCCGCTATGTTAAGAATGAAGCAGACAAGGCAATTTTCAAGGAAAGCCAGAGCCGAATCAAATCTATGGCGTTGATTCATGAACGGCTTTATAAATCGAATGACCTGGCCCACATCAATTTTGAAAAATATACACGCAAAGTTGTCAGTAACCTTCTCGCATCCAACGAATCCGGTCCTAAAAATATCATGTTTAACTTTGATATGGAAGATATAGCTATTCCCATCAACCAGGCAATCCCTCTCGGACTGATTGTCAATGAAATTATATCCAACAGCATCAAATATGCTTTCAAAAAAACCGAAAAACCGGCAATTCATATATCGCTTCATAAAAGTGACCCATGGTTTGAAATGATCATACGGGACAACAGATGCGGGCTGGATATATCAAAAATACCGGATCAATCAAAAACCGTAGGAATGCATCTTATTAAATCACTGATCACTCAATTACACGGATCATTGGATGTAATGTCGGATCAGGGACTGTCATACACCATCCGCTGGCAATAA